A region of Vitis riparia cultivar Riparia Gloire de Montpellier isolate 1030 chromosome 12, EGFV_Vit.rip_1.0, whole genome shotgun sequence DNA encodes the following proteins:
- the LOC117926866 gene encoding survival of motor neuron-related-splicing factor 30 isoform X2 — translation MEKELEEVIVLTEELLATAKQSEISLPAFGTNADASPIQHQSGGSSEHLMEPGNNSDHYGKFPIGTKVQAVWSEDGEWYEATIDSLTPDGYYVSYDGWGNKEEVDPGNVRPIQEEVNALLEAEKEAEATKQAIKRKIAQAAATDFQSRSLPAKLRIEPDDPEDVKIAKRKKIHAFKSKMRFEQLEVTQNKRQNAWQQFQTTKGRAKKIGFFSGRKRESIFKSPDDPNGKVGVTGSGKGLTEFQKREKHLHLKGGSADTDD, via the exons ATGGAAAAGGAGCTTGAAGAG GTGATTGTGTTAACGGAAGAACTCTTGGCAACTGCAAAGCAAAGTGAGATATCTCTACCAGCATTTGGGACAAATGCTGATGCATCTCCCATTCAGCACCAGTCTGGGGGAAGCTCTGAGCATTTAATG GAGCCAGGAAACAACTCTGATCATTACGGAAAATTCCCTATTGGCACAAAAGTTCAAGCAGTTTGGAGTGAAGATGGGGAATG GTATGAAGCAACAATCGATTCCTTGACCCCAGATGGGTATTATGTTTCCTATGATGGATGGGGGAATAAAGAAGAG GTGGATCCTGGCAATGTAAGGCCAATTCAAGAAGAAGTAAACGCTTTGCTGGAAGCAGAGAAGGAAGCAGAAGCTACAAAACAGGCAATCAAAAGGAAGATTGCACAGGCTGCTGCCACTGACTTCCAATCACGAAGTTTACCAGCAAAGCTTCGTATAGAACCTGATGATCCTGAAGATGTG AAAATTGCTAAGCGCAAAAAGATACATGCTTTTAAGTCGAAGATGCGGTTTGAGCAACTTGAAGTCACACAGAATAAGCGGCAGAATGCTTGGCAGCAGTTCCAGACAACCAAAGGAAGGGCTAAAAAG ATTGGTTTCTTTTCGGGCCGCAAGCGAGAAAGCATCTTCAAGTCTCCTGATGATCCAAACGGCAAGGTTGGTGTGACTGGAAGCGGGAAAGGATTGACAGAGTTTCAGAAAAGGGAAAAGCACTTGCATCTCAAGGGAGGAAGCGCTGATACTGACGATTAA
- the LOC117926235 gene encoding protein NRT1/ PTR FAMILY 4.3-like has protein sequence METRRQTNKGEEGMGVNTGHEDTATATTVDWRGRPSNPEKHGGMRAASFVLGLQAFEIMGIAAVGNNLITYVINEMHFPLSTSANIVTNFIGTVFLLALLGGCISDSYLGSFWTMLIFGFVELSGFILLSVQAHLPQLKPPQCNMVSDGERCVEAKGFKAFIFYLALYLVALGSGCVKPNMVAHGADQFNRDSPKQSKSLSSYFNAAYFAFSIGELIALTVLVWVQTHSGMDVGFGVSAAAMAMGLISLVSGTLLYRNKPPQGSILTPIAQVFVAAILKRKQRCPPSPHMLHGSQNNVLVGSVATSKFKFLDKACIKIQDGNNVKESPWRLCTVAQVQQVKILLSVIPIFACTIVFNTILAQMQTFSVQQGSSMNTQLTKNFHIPPASLQAIPYIILIFLVPLYDAFFVPFARRFTGNVSGISPLQRIGFGLFVATFSMVAAAIMEDKRRNAAVNEKKILSIFWITPQFLIFGLSEMFTAVGLIEFFYKQSSTGMQAFLTAITYFSYSFGFYFSSVLVSLVNKITSSSSSDGWLKDDDLNKDRLDLFYWLLAVLSFINFLNYLFWAGWWYSYKPSSSVPLQSDAHGEEFMGQGFNSSKIVADVNSIP, from the exons atggaGACAAGAAGGCAGACTAACAAGGGAGAGGAGGGCATGGGTGTAAATACTGGTCATGAAGATACTGCTACTGCTACTACTGTTGATTGGAGAGGCAGACCCTCTAATCCTGAGAAGCATGGTGGAATGAGAGCTGCTTCCTTTGTTCTTG GGCTTCAAGCATTTGAGATTATGGGAATTGCAGCAGTAGGGAACAACCTGATAACATATGTGATAAACGAGATGCACTTCCCCTTGTCAACGTCTGCAAACATAGTCACCAACTTTATAGGGACTGTCTTCCTCCTCGCCCTTCTTGGTGGCTGCATCTCTGATTCTTATCTTGGGAGTTTCTGGACCATGCTCATCTTTGGGTTTGTTGAGCTCTCT GGTTTCATATTGCTATCAGTCCAAGCCCATCTCCCCCAACTGAAACCACCCCAGTGCAACATGGTATCAGATGGAGAGCGTTGTGTAGAGGCAAAGGGTTTCAAGGCCTTTATCTTCTATTTGGCTCTCTACTTGGTGGCATTAGGGAGTGGATGTGTGAAGCCCAACATGGTTGCCCATGGGGCTGACCAATTCAACAGGGACAGCCCCAAACAGTCCAAGAGCCTCTCCTCCTACTTCAATGCTGCATACTTTGCCTTCTCCATAGGTGAACTTATTGCCCTCACTGTCCTTGTTTGGGTGCAAACCCATTCTGGCATGGACGTCGGCTTCGGAGTCTCTGCAGCTGCCATGGCAATGGGGCTGATCAGCCTGGTCTCTGGCACCCTCCTTTACAGGAATAAGCCCCCTCAAGGCAGCATCCTCACCCCCATTGCACAA GTTTTTGTGGCTGCAATTCTTAAGAGAAAGCAAAGGTGCCCACCTAGCCCACATATGCTTCATGGGAGCCAGAACAATGTGCTGGTTGGCAGCGTTGCCACGTCAAAATTCAA GTTCTTGGACAAGGCCTGCATCAAGATCCAAGATGGGAATAATGTGAAAGAAAGTCCATGGAGACTATGCACAGTGGCACAAGTTCAGCAAGTGAAGATACTGCTATCAGTTATCCCGATTTTTGCCTGCACCATAGTCTTCAACACCATTCTGGCTCAGATGCAGACCTTTTCTGTCCAACAAGGGAGTTCTATGAACACCCAGCTCACAAAAAACTTCCACATCCCTCCAGCTTCCCTTCAAGCCATCCCTTACATTATACTCATATTTTTAGTCCCTCTCTATGATGCTTTCTTCGTGCCTTTCGCAAGAAGATTCACTGGAAATGTCTCTGGAATCTCCCCTTTACAGCGAATAGGCTTTGGCCTCTTCGTTGCGACGTTCTCCATGGTGGCAGCTGCCATTATGGAGGACAAGAGAAGGAATGCGGCggtgaatgagaaaaaaattctGTCCATCTTTTGGATCACTCCCCAGTTCCTAATTTTCGGTTTATCTGAAATGTTTACTGCAGTTGGCCTCATTGAGTTCTTTTACAAACAGTCCAGTACAGGGATGCAGGCCTTTTTGACAGCCATTACATACTTCTCCTACTCCTTTGGATTCTACTTTAGCTCTGTATTGGTTTCTCTGGTGAACAAGATCACCTCTAGTTCCTCTTCTGATGGTTGGCTCAAAGACGACGATCTCAACAAGGACCGACTCGATCTTTTCTACTGGTTGCTAGCAGTTCTGAGCTTCATCAACTTCCTGAACTATCTCTTCTGGGCCGGGTGGTGGTATTCATACAAGCCATCTTCCTCTGTCCCACTTCAGAGTGATGCTCATGGGGAAGAATTCATGGGCCAAGGCTTCAACTCCTCAAAAATTGTTGCAGATGTTAATAGCATACCTTGA
- the LOC117926866 gene encoding survival of motor neuron-related-splicing factor 30 isoform X3, translated as MFTLRLEVIVLTEELLATAKQSEISLPAFGTNADASPIQHQSGGSSEHLMEPGNNSDHYGKFPIGTKVQAVWSEDGEWYEATIDSLTPDGYYVSYDGWGNKEEVDPGNVRPIQEEVNALLEAEKEAEATKQAIKRKIAQAAATDFQSRSLPAKLRIEPDDPEDVKIAKRKKIHAFKSKMRFEQLEVTQNKRQNAWQQFQTTKGRAKKIGFFSGRKRESIFKSPDDPNGKVGVTGSGKGLTEFQKREKHLHLKGGSADTDD; from the exons ATGTTCACACTGAGATTAGAA GTGATTGTGTTAACGGAAGAACTCTTGGCAACTGCAAAGCAAAGTGAGATATCTCTACCAGCATTTGGGACAAATGCTGATGCATCTCCCATTCAGCACCAGTCTGGGGGAAGCTCTGAGCATTTAATG GAGCCAGGAAACAACTCTGATCATTACGGAAAATTCCCTATTGGCACAAAAGTTCAAGCAGTTTGGAGTGAAGATGGGGAATG GTATGAAGCAACAATCGATTCCTTGACCCCAGATGGGTATTATGTTTCCTATGATGGATGGGGGAATAAAGAAGAG GTGGATCCTGGCAATGTAAGGCCAATTCAAGAAGAAGTAAACGCTTTGCTGGAAGCAGAGAAGGAAGCAGAAGCTACAAAACAGGCAATCAAAAGGAAGATTGCACAGGCTGCTGCCACTGACTTCCAATCACGAAGTTTACCAGCAAAGCTTCGTATAGAACCTGATGATCCTGAAGATGTG AAAATTGCTAAGCGCAAAAAGATACATGCTTTTAAGTCGAAGATGCGGTTTGAGCAACTTGAAGTCACACAGAATAAGCGGCAGAATGCTTGGCAGCAGTTCCAGACAACCAAAGGAAGGGCTAAAAAG ATTGGTTTCTTTTCGGGCCGCAAGCGAGAAAGCATCTTCAAGTCTCCTGATGATCCAAACGGCAAGGTTGGTGTGACTGGAAGCGGGAAAGGATTGACAGAGTTTCAGAAAAGGGAAAAGCACTTGCATCTCAAGGGAGGAAGCGCTGATACTGACGATTAA
- the LOC117926866 gene encoding survival of motor neuron-related-splicing factor 30 isoform X1 produces MQGGEELSIDELASNLSTYKDQLQQVRKLLVDDPGNSEYVDMEKELEEVIVLTEELLATAKQSEISLPAFGTNADASPIQHQSGGSSEHLMEPGNNSDHYGKFPIGTKVQAVWSEDGEWYEATIDSLTPDGYYVSYDGWGNKEEVDPGNVRPIQEEVNALLEAEKEAEATKQAIKRKIAQAAATDFQSRSLPAKLRIEPDDPEDVKIAKRKKIHAFKSKMRFEQLEVTQNKRQNAWQQFQTTKGRAKKIGFFSGRKRESIFKSPDDPNGKVGVTGSGKGLTEFQKREKHLHLKGGSADTDD; encoded by the exons ATGCAAGGCGGAGAAGAGCTAAGCATCGATGAACTCGCCTCCAATCTCTCCACTTACAAGGATCAGCTTcaacag GTCAGAAAGCTTTTGGTTGATGACCCAGGGAACTCTGAATATGTGGACATGGAAAAGGAGCTTGAAGAG GTGATTGTGTTAACGGAAGAACTCTTGGCAACTGCAAAGCAAAGTGAGATATCTCTACCAGCATTTGGGACAAATGCTGATGCATCTCCCATTCAGCACCAGTCTGGGGGAAGCTCTGAGCATTTAATG GAGCCAGGAAACAACTCTGATCATTACGGAAAATTCCCTATTGGCACAAAAGTTCAAGCAGTTTGGAGTGAAGATGGGGAATG GTATGAAGCAACAATCGATTCCTTGACCCCAGATGGGTATTATGTTTCCTATGATGGATGGGGGAATAAAGAAGAG GTGGATCCTGGCAATGTAAGGCCAATTCAAGAAGAAGTAAACGCTTTGCTGGAAGCAGAGAAGGAAGCAGAAGCTACAAAACAGGCAATCAAAAGGAAGATTGCACAGGCTGCTGCCACTGACTTCCAATCACGAAGTTTACCAGCAAAGCTTCGTATAGAACCTGATGATCCTGAAGATGTG AAAATTGCTAAGCGCAAAAAGATACATGCTTTTAAGTCGAAGATGCGGTTTGAGCAACTTGAAGTCACACAGAATAAGCGGCAGAATGCTTGGCAGCAGTTCCAGACAACCAAAGGAAGGGCTAAAAAG ATTGGTTTCTTTTCGGGCCGCAAGCGAGAAAGCATCTTCAAGTCTCCTGATGATCCAAACGGCAAGGTTGGTGTGACTGGAAGCGGGAAAGGATTGACAGAGTTTCAGAAAAGGGAAAAGCACTTGCATCTCAAGGGAGGAAGCGCTGATACTGACGATTAA